Proteins from one Coregonus clupeaformis isolate EN_2021a chromosome 25, ASM2061545v1, whole genome shotgun sequence genomic window:
- the LOC121539322 gene encoding proline-rich membrane anchor 1-like isoform X2, which yields MRCEETVCLGELQRSCSQTVAEKVSEHCQLACQCRSYPPLPPPPPPPPPPRLLLATVVESPLPLLRPWWMEIIVLGTVGCASAVFLLSAMIICYKAIKRKPLRKEENGMSRGEYAMSARNKKAMGPNNTVV from the exons ggtgaaCTCCAGAGGTCATGCTCACAGACTGTAGCTGAGAAAGTGAGCGAACACTGCCAGCTGGCATGCCAGTGTAGAAGctaccctccccttcctcccccgcctcctcccccacctcccccacgGCTACTGTTGGCCACAG TGGTTGAGTCCCCTCTGCCGCTGTTGAGGCCGTGGTGGATGGAGATCATAGTGCTTGGAACGGTGGGCTGTGCCTCAGCTGTTTTCCTCCTTTCAGCCATGATCATCTGCTACAAGGCCATAAAGAG GAAACCACTACGGAAAGAGGAGAACGGGATGAGTCGTGGGGAGTATGCCATGAGTGCACGCAACAAGAAGGCCATGGGTCCCAACAATACTGTGGTGTAG
- the LOC121539322 gene encoding proline-rich membrane anchor 1-like isoform X1, whose protein sequence is MPPTTEIQEQNEYGINYFWRRQSQISPPTWIGWMRISQTVQSYAYRACLLATLSSVFEKSSGGMLVQDLIPFILSFWPLLFGHCILSLVLLSCQGELQRSCSQTVAEKVSEHCQLACQCRSYPPLPPPPPPPPPPRLLLATVVESPLPLLRPWWMEIIVLGTVGCASAVFLLSAMIICYKAIKRKPLRKEENGMSRGEYAMSARNKKAMGPNNTVV, encoded by the exons AGAGCAAAATGAATATGGCATAAACTATTTCTGGAGACGCCAGTCACAGATATCGCCGCCGACTTGGATAGGGTGGATGAGAATTTCCCAAACGGTCCAATCCTATGCATACCGTGCTTGTTTACTCGCTACGCTGTCTAGTGTCTTCGAGAAGAGCTCAGGAGGAATGCTGGTCCAAGATCTAATACCATTTATTTTAAGTTTTTGGCCTCTTCTCTTCGGTCATTGCATTCTCTCGTTGGTTTTACTCTCATGCCAG ggtgaaCTCCAGAGGTCATGCTCACAGACTGTAGCTGAGAAAGTGAGCGAACACTGCCAGCTGGCATGCCAGTGTAGAAGctaccctccccttcctcccccgcctcctcccccacctcccccacgGCTACTGTTGGCCACAG TGGTTGAGTCCCCTCTGCCGCTGTTGAGGCCGTGGTGGATGGAGATCATAGTGCTTGGAACGGTGGGCTGTGCCTCAGCTGTTTTCCTCCTTTCAGCCATGATCATCTGCTACAAGGCCATAAAGAG GAAACCACTACGGAAAGAGGAGAACGGGATGAGTCGTGGGGAGTATGCCATGAGTGCACGCAACAAGAAGGCCATGGGTCCCAACAATACTGTGGTGTAG